The DNA window GTGGCTCAGGCCGAACCCAGGTGCACGACTTGGGCGATCCGATCCATCCAGATGTAGTGGGCCTGCTCGGGATGCTGCTGGTCATCGATGCGCACCACCGCGTTGAATCCCTGCGCGCCTTCGCTGTCGCGGAACACCTGCACGCTGGGCCGCGTGGCCACCGTGCCGGTGACGCGCGCGCCATCGGTCAGATGCAGTTCGACCCGTGCTTCATCCGGCAGCTGCTGGATCATCGCTTCCAGCTGGCGGATGTCGGCCTGGCGGGTGTACAGGTGATCGGGATGTTCGATCATGCGCGTGTCAGCCCAGCAACTTCAGCACTGCCTGCGCCGCCGGCTCGGATGAGGCCGGATTCTGTCCCGTCACCAGCCGGCCATCGACCACCACGTGCGGCTGGAACGCCGCACCCGCTTCGTAGTGCGCGCCCTGCGCCTTCAAGGCGTCCTCGAGCAGGAAGGGCACGACATCGGTCAGTTGCGCCGCGGCTTCTTCCTCGTTGCTGAAACCGGTCACGCGCTTGTCCTTCACCAGCGGCTGGCTCAGCGCACCCTTGGCGTTGCGCAGCACCGCCGGTCCATGGCACACCGCCGCCACCGGCTTGCCGGCGGCGAACTTGGTTTCAATCAGACGCAGCGAGTCGGCATCGTCGACCAGATCCCACAACG is part of the Pseudoxanthomonas indica genome and encodes:
- a CDS encoding type 1 glutamine amidotransferase domain-containing protein: MKKILMVLTSHDKLGDTGKKTGFWLEEFAAPYYAFKDAGAEVVLASPLGGQPPLDPKSDAPDAQTPATVRFNGDTEAIAALAQTRKLAEVVDADVDAVFYPGGHGPLWDLVDDADSLRLIETKFAAGKPVAAVCHGPAVLRNAKGALSQPLVKDKRVTGFSNEEEAAAQLTDVVPFLLEDALKAQGAHYEAGAAFQPHVVVDGRLVTGQNPASSEPAAQAVLKLLG
- a CDS encoding DUF3247 family protein, with amino-acid sequence MIEHPDHLYTRQADIRQLEAMIQQLPDEARVELHLTDGARVTGTVATRPSVQVFRDSEGAQGFNAVVRIDDQQHPEQAHYIWMDRIAQVVHLGSA